A section of the Saccopteryx leptura isolate mSacLep1 chromosome 6, mSacLep1_pri_phased_curated, whole genome shotgun sequence genome encodes:
- the SLC10A1 gene encoding hepatic sodium/bile acid cotransporter — METLNVSVALNFSLPPNFGKRPTDLALSVILVFMLLIMMLSLGCTMEYSKIKAHFWKPKGLAIALVAQYGIMPLTAFLLGKIFRLNNIEALAILICGCSPGGNLSNVFSLAMKGDMNLSIVMTTCSTFIALGMMPLLLYIYSRGIYDGDLKDKVPYGGIVLSLILILIPCTIGIFLNAKRPQYVRYVIKAGTIVLLLLSVVIIVLSVINVGKSIMFVMTPHLWATSSLMPFIGFLLGYVLSALFRLNGQCRRTVSMETGCQNIQLCSTILNVTFPPEVIGPLFFFPLLYMICQLGEGILLIVLFRCYEKIKPSKNKTKVIYTVAKTEETTPAALGNGTHKEECSP; from the exons ATGGAGACCCTCAATGTGTCTGTGGCGCTCAACTTCTCCCTGCCGCCCAATTTCGGCAAGCGCCCCACCGACCTGGCGCTGAGCGTCATCCTGGTGTTCATGCTGCTCATCATGATGCTCTCGCTGGGCTGCACGATGGAGTACAGCAAGATCAAGGCTCACTTCTGGAAGCCCAAAGGGCTGGCCATCGCCCTGGTGGCACAGTACGGCATCATGCCCCTCACCGCCTTTTTGCTGGGCAAGATCTTCAGGTTGAACAACATCGAGGCGCTGGCCATCCTGATCTGCGGCTGTTCACCCGGGGGGAACCTGTCCAACGTCTTCAGTCTGGCCATGAAGGGGGACATGAACCTCAG CATCGTGATGACCACCTGCTCCACCTTCATTGCCCTGGGCATGATGCCCCTCCTCCTGTATATTTACTCCAGGGGGATCTATGATGGGGACCTGAAGGACAAGGTACCCTATGGAGGCATTGTGCTATCACTGATCCTGATTCTCATTCCTTGCACCATAGGGATCTTCCTAAATGCCAAACGGCCACAATATGTACGCTACGTCATTAAG GCAGGAACAATCGTCTTACTGTTGCTCAGTGTGGTCATCATAGTGCTCTCTGTCATCAATGTGGGCAAGAGCATTATGTTTGTCATGACACCCCACTTGTGGGCCACCTCCTCCCTGATGCCTTTCATCGGCTTCCTGCTGGGCTACGTGCTCTCCGCTCTCTTCCGCCTCAATGGACA GTGCAGACGTACTGTCAGCATGGAGACTGGATGCCAAAATATTCAACTCTGCTCTACCATCCTCAATGTGACCTTCCCCCCTGAAGTCATTGGAccacttttcttctttcctctcctctacaTGATTTGCCAGCTTGGAGAAGGGATTCTCCTAATTGTCCTCTTTCGGTGCTATGAGAAAATCAAGCCTTCCAAGA